From a region of the bacterium genome:
- a CDS encoding NUDIX hydrolase has protein sequence MKHPYSTVDIIIEIGGGIVFIKRKNPPYGWALPGGFVSYGETLELAAIREAKEETGLDITLIRQFHTYSDPNRDPRFHTISTVFIAKASGEPIGGDDALEARVFERNNFPDGLLFDHKNIMNDYLKEEEK, from the coding sequence ATGAAACATCCATATTCAACCGTTGATATAATTATTGAGATAGGGGGCGGAATTGTTTTCATAAAGAGGAAAAACCCTCCATATGGCTGGGCTTTACCTGGAGGGTTTGTTTCGTATGGTGAGACATTAGAGCTTGCTGCAATAAGGGAGGCAAAGGAGGAGACAGGCCTTGATATTACACTTATCAGGCAATTTCATACATACTCAGACCCAAATAGAGACCCACGGTTTCATACAATATCAACGGTATTTATTGCAAAGGCAAGTGGAGAGCCAATTGGAGGGGATGATGCATTGGAAGCAAGAGTTTTTGAAAGGAATAATTTTCCAGACGGTCTTCTCTTTGACCATAAAAATATTATGAATGATTATTTAAAGGAGGAAGAAAAATGA